From Candidatus Eremiobacteraceae bacterium, the proteins below share one genomic window:
- a CDS encoding efflux RND transporter periplasmic adaptor subunit translates to MKKRTVLALAGALAAASCGHGGPPAGFGGGGAGGFSFPVAAAPLTRGQITQTFDVTGTVTPLLTADLSSVASGTVLAVNAQIGEHVSHGELLVQIDDGPLQAQLQSSQASLESAQAKLAQTRAGTTGDVASTNAGLLAARAANQTAQTNLQRDQSLFKEGYVSQQALDQAWSDAMAAQAQLRSAQVAAQNAQVNPASQSVAQANLKDAQAAVDVAQSQVSLVESQIGQTEVRAPFDGVVTQRHVDPGSLASPNTTLMEVAQLDPVYVDVGISGSSLPFVHVGTPATVTISTVPGRAWQGTVQYFNLASEPGSLTYLARIRISNPDLALRGGMVADVSFVQAKKSNVILAPRASVFQTDAGMSMFVIDSGKAKQVPVEVGLENDQNMEVSGPGLKPGTMAILNHSATLQPGMPVMALPPGGGGPPGAGGPPAAGGGKPGAKPGQGAQAQHATPKPGY, encoded by the coding sequence GCGGCGGCATCATGCGGACATGGCGGACCTCCTGCCGGCTTCGGCGGCGGAGGCGCAGGCGGCTTCTCTTTCCCGGTCGCGGCGGCGCCGCTGACGCGCGGGCAGATCACCCAAACATTCGACGTCACCGGCACCGTGACGCCGCTTTTGACCGCCGATCTCTCGTCGGTCGCATCCGGCACGGTCCTAGCCGTGAACGCGCAGATCGGCGAGCACGTATCGCACGGCGAACTGCTCGTACAGATCGACGACGGACCGCTCCAAGCGCAATTGCAGTCGTCGCAGGCATCGCTCGAGTCGGCGCAGGCAAAGCTGGCGCAGACGCGAGCGGGCACGACGGGCGACGTCGCGTCGACGAACGCCGGTCTTCTCGCGGCCCGCGCCGCGAACCAGACCGCCCAGACCAACCTTCAGCGCGACCAGTCGCTGTTCAAAGAGGGCTACGTCTCTCAGCAAGCGCTCGATCAGGCGTGGTCGGACGCGATGGCCGCGCAGGCGCAACTGCGCAGCGCGCAGGTCGCCGCGCAGAACGCACAGGTCAATCCGGCCTCGCAAAGCGTCGCACAGGCGAACCTCAAGGACGCGCAGGCGGCGGTAGACGTCGCCCAGTCGCAAGTCTCGCTCGTCGAATCGCAGATCGGGCAGACCGAAGTGCGCGCGCCGTTCGACGGCGTCGTCACTCAGCGTCACGTCGATCCCGGTTCTCTCGCGTCACCGAACACGACGCTCATGGAAGTAGCGCAGCTCGATCCGGTCTACGTCGACGTCGGCATCTCCGGCTCGAGCCTCCCGTTCGTCCACGTCGGAACGCCGGCGACGGTGACGATCTCGACGGTACCGGGCCGCGCGTGGCAAGGCACGGTGCAATATTTCAACCTCGCGTCCGAGCCCGGGTCGCTGACGTACCTCGCGCGCATCCGGATCAGCAATCCAGACCTCGCGCTGCGAGGCGGCATGGTCGCCGACGTCTCGTTCGTCCAGGCGAAGAAATCGAACGTGATCCTCGCGCCGCGCGCGTCCGTCTTCCAGACCGATGCCGGAATGTCGATGTTCGTCATCGACAGCGGCAAAGCGAAGCAGGTCCCCGTCGAAGTCGGTCTCGAGAACGATCAGAACATGGAAGTGTCGGGTCCGGGTCTTAAGCCGGGCACGATGGCGATCTTGAATCACTCGGCGACGCTGCAACCCGGTATGCCGGTCATGGCGCTGCCGCCGGGCGGCGGCGGACCGCCGGGCGCGGGCGGTCCACCCGCGGCGGGCGGCGGTAAGCCCGGCGCCAAGCCTGGGCAAGGCGCACAGGCCCAGCACGCGACTCCGAAACCGGGTTACTGA
- a CDS encoding multidrug efflux RND transporter permease subunit, whose protein sequence is MFTKFFISRPIFAGVLAALIMLGGALSIPTLPVAGYPNISPPQVTVSSVYIGADAAAVESSVTNPLEEQINGAEGLRYLSSTSSDDGTSSITATFDLGRDLDKAAQDVQNRVSVAQGVLPAQVKATGISVNKNSSSFVMAIALTSDNPKYDTLFLSNYADRYITEAIKRVKGVGNVIIFGERKYAMRLWLDPRKLQAYGLTADDVTSALSEQNAQVAAGSIGRPPAPANQPYELKVRVQGRLTSPDEFANIIVKSGPGYLVRVSDVGRVELGAEDYSTDLNYNGKTAVGLGVLQLQDANALNVSKGVNAALAELSKSFPPGIHYQIGFDATVFVNESINEVLKTLSITILLVVLVIFLFLQDWRTTAIPAITIPVSLLGTFGLLKLFNFSINTLTLFGLTLATALVVDDAIVVIENIVRYIHEHKQDSKTATPLAMQEIASAVIATSLVLLAVFIPVAFFPGTTGELYKQFALTIASTITISAFTALTLAPALAALFLEGEATHHGRFMQVVARGIDGIRGFYRRALPWIMGHRPLVLTVFALLLVGTVFMFKIVPTGFIPDEDQGFFVVIAQGPPGSSLQYTSNIMNQAEHVMLSQSDVEAVFSVAGFSFTGVGSNNGIAFARLKPWSERHGAGETAQAVIQNVQRGLFGITGASVFAFNPPALQGAGNVGGFDFEVEDQANLGIPALAATANGIMYKANTDFDAHGRPLLTSVFTTFRADNPQIQLNIDRNAVQTLHVKLSDVFDTLQTMLGSDYVNDFNYRNKSYRVYVQADAPYRARVDDLNSYYVRATDGTMVPLSAIMTATKTLGPPTIAHYNLFRSVEFNGQPGPGESSGQAIEEMQKVASQVLPPGMSYEWTGVSLDQIEAGSATIFIFGLAIVFVFLVLAAQYESLIDPLIVIMAVPLAIFGALVAVWLRGQQDDIFTQIGLVMLVGLASKNAILIVQFGNLLRAQGVPVAQAAVQAAQTRLRPILMTSFAFIFGISPLVFASGAGQNARHSIGTAVVGGMLVSTLLNLFVIPLLYIIIASIEERWKNRRASEAA, encoded by the coding sequence ATGTTCACCAAGTTCTTCATCTCGCGGCCGATCTTCGCGGGCGTGCTCGCCGCTCTCATCATGCTCGGCGGTGCGCTCTCGATCCCGACGCTGCCCGTGGCGGGTTATCCGAACATCTCGCCGCCGCAGGTGACGGTGAGCTCCGTCTACATCGGCGCCGACGCAGCCGCCGTCGAGTCATCGGTCACGAATCCGCTCGAGGAGCAGATCAACGGCGCGGAAGGGCTGCGCTATCTCTCTTCGACGAGCTCGGACGACGGCACGAGCTCGATCACTGCGACGTTCGATCTCGGCCGCGATCTCGACAAAGCGGCGCAAGACGTCCAGAACCGGGTCAGCGTCGCTCAGGGCGTGTTGCCGGCGCAGGTCAAAGCGACCGGCATCAGCGTCAACAAGAACTCGTCGTCGTTCGTCATGGCGATCGCCCTCACGTCGGACAACCCGAAATACGACACGCTGTTCTTGAGCAACTACGCCGACCGCTATATCACCGAAGCGATCAAGCGCGTCAAAGGCGTCGGCAACGTCATCATCTTCGGCGAACGCAAGTACGCAATGCGGTTGTGGCTCGATCCGCGCAAGCTGCAAGCCTACGGACTCACGGCCGACGATGTGACGAGCGCGTTGTCCGAGCAGAACGCCCAAGTCGCCGCCGGCTCTATCGGGCGGCCGCCCGCCCCCGCGAACCAGCCCTATGAATTGAAGGTGCGCGTCCAAGGACGCCTCACGTCACCCGACGAGTTCGCGAACATCATCGTCAAGTCGGGCCCCGGTTATCTGGTCCGCGTTTCGGACGTCGGCAGGGTCGAGCTCGGCGCCGAAGACTACTCGACCGATCTGAATTACAACGGTAAGACAGCGGTCGGTCTCGGCGTGCTGCAGCTCCAGGACGCCAACGCGCTCAACGTCTCGAAGGGCGTGAACGCCGCGCTCGCCGAGCTGTCGAAATCGTTTCCGCCCGGCATCCACTACCAGATCGGCTTCGATGCGACGGTCTTCGTCAACGAGTCGATCAACGAGGTCTTGAAGACGCTGTCGATCACGATCCTGCTCGTCGTGCTCGTCATCTTCTTGTTCCTCCAGGATTGGCGAACGACGGCGATCCCCGCGATCACGATCCCGGTCTCGCTGCTCGGCACGTTCGGCCTGCTCAAACTGTTCAATTTCTCGATCAACACGCTGACGCTCTTCGGTCTCACGCTCGCCACCGCGCTCGTCGTCGACGACGCGATCGTCGTCATCGAGAACATCGTACGCTATATCCACGAGCACAAACAGGACTCGAAGACGGCGACGCCCCTTGCCATGCAGGAGATCGCGAGCGCAGTCATCGCGACGTCGCTCGTGCTTCTCGCCGTGTTCATCCCCGTCGCATTCTTCCCGGGTACGACCGGCGAGCTGTACAAACAGTTCGCCCTGACGATCGCTTCGACGATCACGATCTCCGCGTTCACCGCCCTGACGCTCGCGCCGGCGCTCGCGGCGCTCTTCCTCGAGGGTGAGGCCACGCACCACGGCCGATTCATGCAGGTGGTCGCGCGCGGGATCGATGGGATCCGCGGTTTTTACCGCCGCGCGCTGCCGTGGATCATGGGGCACCGCCCCTTGGTCCTCACCGTATTCGCGCTGTTGCTCGTCGGCACGGTCTTCATGTTCAAAATCGTGCCGACCGGCTTCATACCCGACGAGGATCAGGGCTTCTTCGTCGTCATCGCGCAAGGGCCGCCGGGGTCGTCGCTACAGTACACCTCGAACATCATGAACCAGGCCGAGCACGTCATGCTCAGCCAATCGGACGTCGAAGCCGTTTTCAGCGTCGCAGGCTTCAGCTTCACCGGCGTCGGTTCGAACAACGGCATCGCGTTCGCCCGCTTGAAGCCTTGGTCGGAACGTCACGGTGCGGGCGAGACCGCACAGGCGGTCATCCAAAACGTGCAGCGCGGGCTGTTCGGCATCACGGGCGCGTCGGTGTTCGCGTTCAATCCGCCCGCGCTCCAGGGCGCCGGCAACGTCGGCGGCTTCGATTTCGAAGTCGAAGATCAAGCGAACCTCGGTATCCCGGCGCTCGCCGCGACCGCCAACGGCATCATGTACAAGGCGAACACCGATTTCGACGCGCACGGCAGGCCGCTGCTCACGTCGGTGTTCACGACGTTCCGAGCCGACAACCCGCAGATCCAACTGAACATCGATCGCAACGCGGTGCAGACGCTCCACGTCAAACTGAGCGATGTCTTCGACACGCTCCAGACCATGCTCGGGTCGGACTACGTCAACGATTTCAACTACCGCAATAAGTCGTACCGCGTCTACGTGCAGGCCGACGCGCCGTATCGCGCGCGGGTCGACGATCTCAACAGCTACTACGTCCGCGCGACCGACGGCACGATGGTGCCGCTGTCGGCGATCATGACGGCGACGAAAACGCTCGGACCGCCGACGATCGCGCACTACAACTTGTTCCGGTCCGTCGAATTCAACGGACAGCCCGGACCGGGCGAATCTTCAGGTCAAGCGATCGAAGAGATGCAAAAGGTCGCTTCGCAAGTGCTGCCGCCGGGGATGTCCTACGAATGGACGGGCGTGTCGCTCGATCAGATCGAGGCAGGCAGCGCGACGATCTTCATCTTCGGTCTCGCAATCGTATTCGTGTTCTTGGTCTTGGCGGCTCAGTACGAGAGCCTCATCGATCCGCTGATCGTCATCATGGCGGTGCCGCTCGCGATCTTCGGCGCGCTCGTCGCGGTCTGGCTGCGCGGGCAGCAGGACGACATCTTCACGCAGATCGGGTTGGTGATGCTCGTGGGACTCGCGAGCAAGAACGCCATCCTGATCGTGCAGTTTGGGAACCTGTTGCGCGCGCAGGGCGTACCGGTCGCGCAAGCCGCCGTGCAAGCCGCTCAGACCAGGTTGCGGCCGATCCTGATGACGTCGTTCGCGTTCATCTTCGGCATCAGCCCGCTCGTGTTCGCGTCGGGCGCCGGCCAGAACGCGCGGCACTCGATCGGCACCGCCGTCGTCGGCGGCATGCTCGTCTCGACGTTGCTCAACTTGTTCGTGATCCCGCTGCTCTACATCATCATCGCGAGCATCGAGGAGCGCTGGAAGAACCGCCGCGCGAGCGAGGCGGCTTAA
- a CDS encoding DUF4386 domain-containing protein — MTSTSKKARIAGFLYLLLAALGPFLLIYVPNALVVGGNPSATAANIQTHETLLRLGIASDVVGGVLALAVSLALYSLFETVDVKLAWLVVILGGLLPCAIYFLNSLNWFAALVLVHGDSIAPAFAGPQRDELVMLFMRLHHYGVIVSLMFAGLWLLPLGMLVIKSGFIPTFLGWWLLLAGVSWLAQSLTPIVLPQYADIVSNVGFPFGVGEVAFLLWLLVFGAKEH; from the coding sequence ATGACGTCGACCAGCAAGAAGGCGCGGATCGCCGGCTTTCTCTACCTCCTGTTAGCGGCGCTTGGACCATTCTTGCTCATCTACGTGCCGAACGCGCTCGTCGTCGGTGGAAACCCCTCGGCCACCGCCGCGAACATCCAAACGCACGAGACCTTGCTCCGGCTCGGAATCGCTTCCGACGTGGTCGGCGGCGTGTTAGCGCTCGCGGTCTCGCTCGCGCTGTACTCCCTATTCGAGACGGTCGACGTGAAGCTCGCGTGGCTCGTCGTCATCCTCGGCGGACTATTGCCGTGCGCGATCTATTTCCTCAACTCGCTCAACTGGTTCGCGGCGCTCGTGCTCGTCCATGGCGACTCGATCGCGCCGGCCTTCGCCGGACCGCAACGCGACGAACTCGTCATGTTGTTCATGCGGCTCCACCACTACGGCGTCATCGTGAGCCTCATGTTCGCGGGTCTGTGGTTGCTGCCGCTCGGCATGCTCGTCATCAAGTCGGGCTTCATCCCAACGTTCCTAGGCTGGTGGCTTCTGCTCGCGGGCGTCTCGTGGCTCGCGCAGAGCCTCACGCCGATCGTGCTGCCGCAGTACGCAGACATCGTCAGCAACGTCGGCTTCCCTTTCGGAGTCGGCGAAGTCGCGTTTTTACTCTGGCTGCTTGTCTTCGGCGCGAAGGAACATTAA
- the uvrB gene encoding excinuclease ABC subunit UvrB produces MPQFEVVSPFKPSGDQPQAIAKLAEGVMRGDRAQALLGVTGSGKTATMAWTIEKVQKPTLVLCHNKTLAAQLCGEFREFFPNNAVEYFVSYFDYYQPEAYIASSDTYIEKDSSVNEEIERLRHSATQSLLTRRDTIIVASVSCIFGLGSPSDYMEMSLHLRRGDEYDRDKLLRKLVDMQYTRNDIAMVRGTFRVRGDVLEYVAVDDEIITRLDFFGDQIDHITRVNQVTGEMIDDLEEITIFPAKHFITPEEKLRRAVETIEAELEERLLYLRGEGKPLEAQRLEMRTRNDVEMLREIGYCNGIENYSRHLTGRAPGQTPFCLLDFFPDDWLLFIDESHVSVPQVHGMYGGDRTRKLALVEYGFRLPSALDNRPLTFEEFDKHINQVVYVSATPGEYEKRASTQVVEQIIRPTGLVDPQIIVRPTQGQVDDLIDEVQKRVEKGERVLVTTLTKKMAEDLTDYLIEMNIKARYLHSEVETLERIALLRDLRLGEFDVLVGINLLREGLDLPEVSLVAILDADKEGYLRSETSLIQTVGRAARHVSGMVLMYADNITQSMERAINETERRRTKQLEYNAAHNIDPQSIRKAVRDILSAAVATDAKRSRRQLKEVPRELLVATCQKLEREMKEAAKNLEFEKAAALRDELWELRSQLPDAGDATLSRKAPKVFGKELREAALF; encoded by the coding sequence ATGCCGCAATTCGAGGTCGTATCACCCTTCAAGCCGTCCGGCGATCAGCCGCAGGCGATCGCAAAACTCGCCGAAGGCGTCATGCGCGGCGATCGAGCGCAGGCGTTGCTCGGCGTCACCGGCAGCGGAAAGACCGCGACGATGGCCTGGACGATCGAGAAGGTCCAAAAGCCGACGCTCGTCTTGTGCCACAACAAGACGCTGGCGGCGCAGCTGTGCGGCGAATTCCGCGAGTTCTTCCCCAACAACGCGGTCGAATATTTCGTCTCGTACTTCGACTACTACCAGCCAGAAGCATACATCGCGTCGTCCGACACGTACATCGAAAAGGATTCGTCGGTCAACGAGGAGATCGAGCGCTTGCGCCACTCGGCGACGCAGTCGCTGCTGACCCGGCGCGATACCATCATCGTCGCGTCGGTCTCGTGCATCTTCGGCCTCGGCTCGCCATCCGACTACATGGAGATGTCGCTCCACCTGCGCCGCGGCGACGAGTACGACCGCGACAAATTGCTGCGCAAGCTCGTCGATATGCAGTATACGCGCAACGACATCGCGATGGTTCGGGGGACGTTCCGCGTGCGCGGCGACGTCCTTGAGTACGTCGCGGTCGACGACGAGATCATCACGCGGCTCGACTTCTTCGGCGATCAGATCGACCACATCACGCGCGTCAACCAGGTCACGGGCGAGATGATCGACGATCTCGAAGAGATCACGATCTTCCCGGCCAAACATTTCATCACGCCCGAGGAGAAACTGCGTCGAGCGGTCGAGACGATCGAGGCGGAGCTCGAAGAGCGCCTTCTCTACTTGCGGGGCGAGGGCAAGCCGCTCGAAGCGCAGCGCCTCGAGATGCGGACGCGCAACGACGTCGAGATGCTGCGCGAGATCGGCTATTGCAACGGCATCGAGAACTATTCGCGGCACCTCACCGGCCGAGCGCCGGGCCAGACGCCGTTCTGCTTGCTCGACTTCTTCCCCGACGATTGGCTGCTCTTCATCGACGAGTCGCACGTGAGCGTGCCGCAGGTGCATGGCATGTACGGCGGCGATCGGACGCGCAAGCTCGCGCTGGTCGAGTACGGCTTCCGCCTGCCGTCGGCTTTGGACAACCGCCCGCTCACCTTCGAAGAGTTCGACAAGCACATCAATCAAGTCGTCTACGTCTCGGCGACGCCCGGCGAGTACGAGAAACGCGCGTCGACGCAGGTCGTCGAGCAGATCATCCGGCCGACCGGTCTCGTCGATCCGCAGATCATCGTGCGCCCGACGCAGGGTCAGGTCGACGATCTCATCGATGAAGTGCAAAAGCGCGTCGAAAAGGGCGAGCGCGTCCTCGTGACGACGTTGACGAAGAAGATGGCGGAAGACCTCACCGACTATCTCATCGAGATGAACATCAAAGCGCGCTACCTCCACTCCGAGGTCGAGACGCTCGAGCGCATCGCGCTTTTGCGCGACCTCCGTCTCGGCGAATTCGACGTGCTCGTCGGCATCAATCTATTGCGGGAAGGCCTCGATCTCCCGGAGGTCTCGCTCGTCGCGATACTCGACGCGGACAAAGAAGGCTATCTGCGATCGGAGACCTCGCTCATCCAGACCGTCGGTCGTGCGGCACGACACGTGAGCGGCATGGTCCTCATGTACGCGGACAATATCACGCAGTCGATGGAACGAGCGATCAACGAGACCGAGCGCAGACGGACGAAGCAGCTCGAGTACAACGCCGCACACAACATCGATCCGCAGTCGATCCGTAAAGCCGTACGCGACATCTTGTCGGCTGCGGTGGCCACCGACGCGAAGCGATCGCGCCGCCAGCTCAAAGAAGTGCCGCGCGAACTGCTCGTCGCGACGTGCCAGAAGCTCGAGCGCGAGATGAAAGAAGCCGCCAAGAATCTCGAGTTCGAGAAGGCAGCTGCCCTACGAGACGAGCTCTGGGAACTGCGCAGCCAACTCCCCGACGCTGGCGACGCGACCCTCTCGCGCAAAGCGCCTAAGGTCTTCGGCAAGGAGCTGCGCGAAGCGGCGCTCTTCTAA
- a CDS encoding kelch repeat-containing protein, producing MNRLLYTCPLACAFFVLSSGYGAALAATGTWTTTGSMHVARISPIAVTLPDGRVLVAGGFNNPNSFASAELWDPATGMWSRTGSMSVDRVGATLTVLQTGKVLVAGGETSQGVTNRCELYDPSTGKWSRTGSMGTARMTHTATLMTDGRVLVVGGVGANSIMSLSSTEIYNPATGRWRGASFMPVAREGHAASLMSNGDVMVTGGDPGFITPTEGSVEVYDPAHNIWNLAGRMTSSRFFHTQITLRDGTIIVAGGAYGDEVAYDPFPSTDRFDPSTGTWSAVGDMNVVIGGIPKVSGRVFYTSALLGNGMVLAAGGIGYTHDAQTFRVLRSAELFDPATSLWTLTPDMQVERDEQAMVTLSDGRAMVIGGGTRRGATATAEIFTLGMMAREAFLPRAPLSARRSVRLPAVTRSIERVGDSPTIGSFALTGSLNVARAGAPATLLRNGKVLVEGCTQPFTTGGASAELFDPATGKWSRTGSMHFGRCRHSAALLPDGRVLVVGGDAGNVWRSTAEIYDPSTGQWTVAGIMNSPRTLGALIPLGNGTFIAPAGASVGTIPRDSADVYDPSTNTFTSTPSLNISRYAFGATELADGRALVEGGTSQDALQTLTCELYDPVTNVWTFTQSIHGQSANLVLLDDGHVLATDEINPPTSQLFDPTSGSWTGTAGGMNVTRIADTATLLLDGRVLVVGGQGPTMLVKQSEIYDPTTQHWTLDANLNIARWVQSAVRLADGRVLVAGGLSPSFVPIRSAEIYTP from the coding sequence ATGAATCGATTGCTTTACACGTGCCCGCTTGCGTGTGCTTTTTTCGTCCTTTCGTCGGGCTACGGAGCCGCTTTAGCTGCAACCGGCACGTGGACGACGACCGGATCGATGCACGTGGCGCGCATCTCGCCCATCGCGGTGACGCTGCCGGACGGCAGAGTTCTCGTCGCGGGCGGATTCAACAATCCGAACAGCTTCGCGTCGGCCGAACTGTGGGATCCGGCAACGGGCATGTGGTCGCGGACCGGATCGATGAGCGTCGACCGCGTCGGTGCGACGTTGACGGTCCTGCAAACCGGCAAAGTGCTCGTCGCCGGCGGCGAGACGTCGCAGGGGGTGACGAACCGCTGCGAGCTCTACGATCCGTCCACCGGCAAGTGGTCGCGTACGGGATCGATGGGCACCGCGCGCATGACGCACACAGCGACCTTGATGACGGACGGCAGAGTACTCGTCGTGGGAGGCGTCGGTGCGAACAGCATCATGTCGCTATCATCGACAGAGATCTACAATCCAGCGACTGGTCGATGGCGAGGCGCTTCGTTCATGCCCGTCGCACGCGAGGGTCACGCGGCCTCGCTCATGTCGAACGGCGACGTGATGGTCACCGGCGGCGACCCGGGGTTCATAACGCCGACGGAAGGGAGCGTCGAAGTTTACGATCCAGCGCACAACATTTGGAACCTAGCGGGCAGGATGACAAGCTCGCGGTTCTTCCACACCCAAATAACGTTGCGCGACGGCACGATCATCGTGGCCGGCGGCGCCTACGGCGACGAAGTCGCGTACGATCCGTTCCCGTCCACCGATCGTTTCGATCCCTCGACCGGGACCTGGTCGGCGGTCGGCGATATGAACGTCGTCATCGGCGGCATTCCCAAGGTGAGCGGGCGCGTATTCTACACATCGGCATTGCTCGGCAACGGTATGGTGTTGGCCGCCGGCGGGATCGGCTATACGCACGACGCGCAGACATTTCGCGTGCTCCGCTCGGCCGAGCTCTTCGACCCAGCGACGTCGCTATGGACGTTGACTCCGGACATGCAGGTCGAGCGTGACGAACAGGCCATGGTGACGCTCTCGGACGGTCGGGCGATGGTCATCGGCGGAGGAACGAGGCGTGGGGCGACAGCGACGGCCGAGATCTTCACGCTCGGAATGATGGCGCGTGAAGCGTTTCTGCCCCGCGCGCCGCTCTCGGCGCGTCGCTCCGTACGACTGCCGGCAGTCACTCGCTCGATCGAGCGCGTCGGCGATTCTCCCACGATCGGGAGCTTCGCGCTGACCGGTTCGCTCAATGTCGCTCGCGCGGGTGCGCCCGCGACGCTCTTGCGCAACGGCAAAGTGCTCGTCGAAGGTTGCACGCAACCGTTCACAACCGGCGGCGCGAGCGCCGAGTTGTTCGATCCCGCGACCGGGAAGTGGTCGCGGACAGGTTCCATGCATTTCGGTCGCTGCCGCCACTCGGCGGCGCTGCTGCCCGATGGTCGCGTGCTCGTCGTCGGCGGCGACGCGGGTAACGTATGGCGGTCGACCGCCGAGATCTACGACCCGTCGACGGGTCAGTGGACCGTCGCCGGAATCATGAACAGCCCTCGGACGTTGGGCGCGCTCATACCGCTCGGGAACGGCACCTTCATAGCTCCGGCCGGCGCATCGGTCGGAACGATTCCGCGCGACAGCGCTGACGTCTACGATCCGTCGACAAACACTTTCACGTCGACGCCGAGCCTCAATATCTCGCGCTACGCGTTCGGCGCGACCGAGCTCGCCGATGGTCGCGCGCTCGTCGAGGGCGGCACGTCGCAAGACGCGCTCCAAACGCTGACGTGCGAGTTGTACGATCCTGTCACAAATGTCTGGACGTTCACGCAATCGATCCACGGCCAATCGGCCAATCTCGTGCTTCTCGACGACGGCCACGTGCTCGCGACCGACGAGATCAACCCGCCGACCTCGCAGCTATTCGATCCAACGTCGGGTTCGTGGACCGGAACGGCAGGCGGTATGAATGTCACGCGCATAGCGGACACGGCGACGTTGCTGCTTGACGGTCGCGTTCTGGTCGTCGGAGGCCAAGGGCCGACCATGCTCGTCAAACAGTCGGAGATCTACGATCCTACGACTCAACACTGGACGTTGGATGCAAACCTCAACATCGCGCGCTGGGTGCAGAGCGCCGTGCGCCTGGCCGATGGCCGCGTGCTTGTCGCGGGTGGCCTGAGTCCTAGTTTCGTCCCGATAAGAAGCGCGGAGATCTATACACCGTAG